A stretch of the Fusobacterium varium genome encodes the following:
- the ruvA gene encoding holliday junction DNA helicase RuvA, with the protein MYEYLRGKVEYKKPDYLALDVNGIGYKVNISLRTYDFINAGEEVKLYIYNYIKEDAFKLIGFLEERERNLFEMLLGVKGIGVSLALSVMSTFDIDTIRDLVATDDYNNLKRVPKLGEKKSQQLILDLKSKLKTLDALSIDTRNNDAARHLMIEEELISALEGLGYSKKEINTLITREELKSFKTIEEAIKGVLKKVNY; encoded by the coding sequence ATGTATGAATATTTGAGAGGAAAAGTAGAATATAAGAAACCAGATTATCTGGCATTAGATGTAAATGGTATAGGTTACAAAGTAAATATATCTTTAAGGACTTATGATTTTATCAATGCTGGAGAAGAAGTAAAGTTGTATATCTATAACTATATAAAAGAAGATGCTTTTAAATTAATAGGCTTTTTAGAAGAAAGAGAAAGAAATCTTTTTGAAATGCTTCTTGGAGTGAAGGGAATAGGAGTATCTTTAGCTCTTTCAGTAATGTCTACTTTTGATATAGATACAATCAGAGATCTGGTAGCAACAGATGACTATAATAATCTCAAAAGAGTTCCTAAACTGGGAGAAAAAAAATCTCAACAGTTAATTTTAGATTTAAAAAGTAAATTAAAAACATTAGATGCTCTTTCTATAGATACAAGAAATAATGATGCAGCAAGACATCTTATGATAGAAGAGGAACTCATTTCTGCTCTTGAAGGACTGGGATACAGTAAAAAAGAGATAAATACTCTTATCACTAGAGAAGAACTTAAAAGTTTCAAAACTATTGAGGAAGCTATAAAAGGAGTTCTAAAAAAAGTTAATTACTAA
- the uvrA gene encoding excinuclease ABC subunit A, producing the protein MLDKIIIKGAREHNLKNIDIEIPKNKFVVITGVSGSGKSSLAFDTIYSEGQRRYVESLSAYARQFIGQMNKPEVDSIEGLAPAISIEQKTTNRNPRSTVGTITEVYDYMRLLFAHIGTAHCPICGRKVEKQSTEEITEGAIERFQEGDKIIVLAPVVKDKKGTHKNLFLNLLKKGYVRARVNGTILYLEDDIVLDKNLKHNIEVVIDRLVLKKNDKEFQSRLTQSVEAATELSNGKVILNVNNQDFAYSENFACPEHDEVSIPDLNPRLFSFNAPFGACPECKGIGKNLEVDENKLIDNDELSIVEGGMYIPGAMARKGYSWEIFKAMAKHLKIDINKPIKDLSERDMNIIFHGSDVKFKFDYEGDDFQFHGYKQYEGAVKNLERRYHETFSDAMKEEIENKYMVERICKVCNGKRLKPEVLSVTVGEKNIMEICELSIKDSLKFFLDLRLTNKQELIAKEILKEIRERLSFMINVGLDYLNLARETKTLSGGEAQRIRLATQIGSGLTGVLYVLDEPSIGLHQKDNDKLLATLGRLKDLGNTLIVVEHDEDTMLQADEILDLGPGAGDFGGEIVAYGSPKEVMENKESITGKYLKGELKIEIPEKRRKWKKTIKVIGAKGNNLKNIDVEIPLGVMTVVTGVSGSGKSTLINHTLFPALFNKLNKGKLYPLEYKEIRGIEELEKVINIDQSPIGRTPRSNPATYTKLFDDIRTIFAETKDAKLHGFTKGRFSFNVKGGRCEACQGAGIIKIEMNFLPDVYVECEVCKGKRYNKETLDVYYKGKNISDVLNMSVREAYEFFKAVPSLERKLKVLMDVGLDYIKLGQPATTLSGGEAQRIKLATELSKMTKGKTIYILDEPTTGLHFEDIRKLLEVLDRLVEKGNTVVIIEHNLDVIKTADHIIDIGPDGGDRGGTVVACGTPEEISDVEESYTAVYIDRMLKGAGRKENKKVQKKKAKITPVFNESVLEAAEEVSEIDYKEKPKKRGRKKKEELGK; encoded by the coding sequence ATGTTAGACAAGATAATAATAAAAGGTGCAAGAGAACATAATTTAAAGAATATAGATATTGAAATTCCAAAGAATAAATTTGTAGTTATAACTGGTGTAAGTGGAAGTGGAAAGTCGTCACTTGCCTTTGATACTATTTATTCTGAAGGGCAGAGAAGATACGTAGAAAGTCTTTCCGCTTATGCAAGACAATTTATTGGACAGATGAATAAACCAGAAGTAGACAGTATAGAAGGATTAGCTCCTGCTATATCTATTGAACAGAAAACAACTAACAGAAACCCTCGTTCTACTGTAGGAACTATTACAGAAGTATATGACTATATGAGGCTTCTTTTTGCACATATAGGAACAGCTCATTGCCCTATTTGTGGAAGGAAAGTTGAAAAACAAAGTACAGAAGAGATAACAGAGGGAGCTATTGAAAGATTTCAAGAAGGGGATAAAATAATAGTTTTAGCTCCAGTTGTAAAAGATAAAAAAGGAACACATAAAAACCTTTTTCTTAATCTTTTGAAAAAAGGATATGTAAGAGCAAGAGTCAATGGAACTATTCTTTATCTTGAGGACGATATAGTCCTTGATAAAAACCTTAAACATAATATTGAAGTAGTAATAGACAGACTTGTATTGAAAAAAAATGATAAAGAATTTCAAAGCAGACTGACACAATCTGTTGAAGCAGCTACAGAACTTTCAAATGGAAAAGTTATTTTGAATGTAAATAATCAGGATTTTGCATATAGTGAAAATTTTGCCTGCCCAGAACATGATGAAGTAAGTATACCTGATCTTAATCCAAGATTATTTTCTTTCAATGCTCCATTTGGAGCTTGTCCTGAATGTAAGGGAATTGGAAAAAATCTTGAAGTTGATGAAAATAAATTAATAGATAATGATGAATTATCTATTGTCGAGGGAGGTATGTATATACCAGGTGCCATGGCTAGAAAAGGATATAGCTGGGAGATATTCAAAGCAATGGCAAAACATTTGAAAATAGATATTAATAAGCCTATAAAAGATCTTTCTGAAAGAGATATGAATATAATATTTCATGGAAGTGATGTTAAATTTAAATTTGATTATGAAGGTGATGATTTTCAATTTCATGGATATAAACAATATGAAGGAGCGGTAAAAAATCTTGAAAGAAGATACCATGAAACGTTTTCTGATGCAATGAAGGAAGAAATAGAAAATAAATATATGGTTGAAAGAATATGTAAAGTCTGCAATGGAAAAAGATTGAAGCCAGAAGTTCTTTCTGTAACTGTTGGAGAAAAAAATATCATGGAGATATGTGAATTGAGTATAAAAGATTCACTTAAATTTTTTCTTGATTTAAGACTTACTAATAAACAGGAGCTTATAGCTAAAGAGATACTAAAAGAGATAAGAGAAAGACTTTCATTCATGATAAATGTGGGACTTGACTATTTAAATCTAGCTCGTGAAACAAAAACTCTTTCAGGAGGAGAAGCTCAAAGAATAAGACTTGCAACTCAGATAGGATCAGGACTTACAGGGGTACTTTATGTGTTGGATGAACCAAGTATTGGTCTTCATCAAAAGGACAATGATAAACTTCTTGCTACTTTAGGAAGACTTAAAGATTTAGGAAATACTTTAATAGTTGTAGAACATGATGAAGATACTATGCTTCAAGCTGATGAGATACTGGACTTAGGACCAGGAGCAGGAGATTTTGGTGGAGAAATAGTTGCTTATGGTAGTCCTAAGGAAGTGATGGAAAATAAAGAATCTATTACAGGAAAGTATTTAAAAGGAGAGTTGAAGATAGAGATACCTGAAAAAAGAAGAAAATGGAAAAAAACTATAAAAGTAATAGGAGCAAAGGGAAATAATCTAAAAAATATAGATGTTGAAATTCCTTTAGGAGTTATGACAGTAGTTACTGGAGTAAGTGGAAGTGGAAAATCTACACTTATTAATCATACCCTGTTTCCAGCACTTTTTAATAAACTGAATAAAGGAAAGCTCTATCCTTTGGAGTATAAAGAAATAAGAGGAATAGAGGAGCTTGAAAAGGTTATAAATATTGACCAGAGTCCAATAGGAAGAACTCCAAGATCTAACCCAGCTACTTATACTAAGCTTTTTGATGATATAAGAACTATTTTTGCTGAAACAAAAGATGCTAAATTGCATGGATTTACAAAGGGAAGATTCTCTTTTAATGTAAAAGGTGGTAGATGTGAAGCATGTCAGGGAGCAGGAATAATTAAAATAGAAATGAATTTTCTTCCAGATGTATATGTAGAATGTGAAGTATGTAAAGGTAAAAGATATAATAAAGAAACATTGGATGTATACTATAAAGGAAAAAATATTTCTGATGTACTAAATATGAGTGTAAGAGAAGCTTATGAATTCTTTAAAGCTGTACCATCTCTTGAGAGAAAATTAAAAGTACTTATGGATGTAGGACTTGACTATATAAAACTTGGACAGCCTGCAACTACTCTTTCTGGAGGAGAAGCTCAGAGGATAAAACTTGCAACTGAACTTTCTAAAATGACAAAGGGTAAAACTATCTATATTTTAGATGAGCCTACTACTGGACTGCACTTTGAAGATATAAGAAAACTTTTGGAAGTACTGGATAGGCTGGTAGAGAAAGGGAATACAGTAGTTATTATAGAACATAACCTAGATGTTATCAAAACAGCTGATCATATAATAGACATAGGTCCAGATGGAGGAGACAGAGGTGGAACTGTAGTAGCTTGTGGAACTCCAGAAGAAATATCTGATGTAGAAGAAAGTTATACTGCTGTGTATATAGACAGAATGTTAAAAGGAGCAGGAAGAAAAGAGAATAAAAAAGTTCAGAAGAAAAAAGCTAAAATAACACCAGTATTCAATGAAAGTGTACTAGAAGCTGCAGAAGAAGTATCTGAGATAGATTATAAGGAGAAGCCTAAAAAAAGAGGAAGAAAAAAGAAAGAGGAGCTGGGGAAATAG
- the selB gene encoding selenocysteine-specific translation elongation factor, translating to MRNVIIGTAGHIDHGKTTVVKGLTGQNTDTLPEEKTRGMTIDLGFTFFTLSNGRKVGIVDVPGHEKFVKNMAAGVTGIDMILFVIACDDGIKTQTLEHADIIKILGVKRGIILLTKRDLADENRVLELKKSVRELFKNSYLENSIILEISDKDSQSFEKLKGILEKEILKIEENKTEIKDFRMDIDRVFSVKGFGTVVTGTSKNSKISVGDIVMIYPQQKEVKIKGIENHGNKIEILEAGNRCALNINLDSKEIKRGNIIAKKDSLIISNKIDCIFTLLKGSCNVRNNQRIRINIGTEELIGRVKIFLEDEILSGDKKFVQIELERESAFSVGDIGIVRSFSPINTIGGIEIITIPKERAKRKDLEYLERLKNLSSKNKYKKIESIVLNSDGMLMNKESIELFLGERISESEIENSQNIEKIFDDIYTNTDKLENLKNNILGYLEQYHQKYPLVTGVKRSELKNRFFENYSIKVYNIILEYFRKKDVIEIYEEYVFEKNFKIKLNKEQKKMKEDIFSIYKKNGFTPQSRKDISKLFKDTELFSTVHSYMVYNSFLTELKEENFMLKGFLGESEKKIREYLEENKKISLAEARELFKISRKSILLILEKLDENGVTKRIDEYRVLK from the coding sequence ATGAGAAATGTAATAATAGGAACAGCAGGTCATATTGATCATGGAAAAACAACTGTTGTAAAAGGACTGACAGGACAAAACACTGACACTCTTCCAGAAGAAAAAACAAGAGGAATGACAATTGATTTAGGCTTTACTTTTTTTACTTTAAGCAATGGAAGAAAAGTTGGAATAGTAGATGTTCCTGGACATGAAAAGTTTGTAAAGAATATGGCAGCAGGAGTAACAGGAATAGATATGATTCTTTTTGTCATAGCCTGTGATGATGGAATTAAAACTCAAACTTTGGAACATGCTGATATCATAAAAATATTAGGTGTTAAAAGAGGAATAATACTTCTTACTAAAAGAGATTTAGCAGATGAAAATAGGGTACTTGAACTTAAAAAAAGTGTAAGAGAACTTTTTAAAAATTCATATTTAGAAAATAGCATAATATTGGAAATATCAGATAAAGACTCTCAAAGTTTTGAAAAATTAAAAGGGATATTGGAAAAAGAGATATTGAAAATAGAAGAGAATAAGACTGAAATTAAAGATTTCAGAATGGATATAGATAGAGTATTTTCTGTAAAAGGATTTGGAACAGTAGTTACAGGCACTTCCAAGAACAGTAAAATTTCTGTTGGAGATATTGTAATGATTTATCCTCAGCAAAAAGAAGTGAAAATAAAGGGGATAGAAAACCATGGAAATAAAATAGAGATTTTGGAAGCTGGAAATAGGTGTGCCTTAAATATAAATTTAGATTCTAAAGAAATAAAAAGAGGAAATATTATAGCTAAAAAAGATTCTCTTATTATATCCAATAAAATAGATTGTATTTTTACACTTTTAAAAGGAAGCTGTAATGTAAGAAATAATCAGAGAATAAGAATAAATATAGGAACAGAAGAACTTATTGGAAGAGTGAAAATATTTCTTGAAGATGAAATACTTTCTGGAGATAAAAAGTTTGTACAAATAGAATTAGAGAGAGAGTCAGCTTTTTCTGTAGGCGATATAGGAATAGTGAGAAGTTTTTCACCAATAAATACTATTGGAGGAATAGAAATAATAACCATTCCTAAAGAGAGAGCAAAAAGAAAAGATTTGGAATATTTAGAAAGATTAAAAAATCTTTCTTCTAAAAATAAATATAAAAAAATAGAAAGTATAGTATTAAATAGTGATGGTATGCTTATGAATAAAGAAAGTATAGAACTTTTTTTAGGAGAAAGAATATCAGAATCAGAAATAGAAAATTCACAAAATATAGAGAAAATATTTGATGATATCTATACAAATACTGATAAATTAGAAAATTTAAAAAATAATATTTTAGGATATCTAGAACAATATCATCAAAAATATCCATTGGTTACTGGGGTAAAAAGGTCAGAGCTAAAAAATAGATTTTTTGAAAATTATTCAATAAAGGTGTATAATATAATTCTAGAGTATTTTAGGAAAAAAGATGTTATTGAAATATATGAAGAATATGTTTTTGAAAAGAATTTTAAAATAAAATTGAATAAAGAACAGAAAAAAATGAAGGAAGATATATTTTCAATATATAAAAAAAATGGATTTACTCCACAAAGTAGGAAAGATATATCAAAATTGTTTAAAGATACAGAATTATTTTCAACAGTTCATTCATATATGGTGTATAATTCTTTTCTTACAGAGTTAAAAGAAGAAAATTTTATGCTTAAAGGTTTTTTGGGGGAAAGTGAAAAAAAGATAAGAGAGTATCTTGAAGAAAATAAAAAAATAAGCTTAGCAGAAGCTAGAGAATTATTTAAAATTAGTAGAAAATCAATTCTCTTGATATTAGAAAAGTTAGATGAAAATGGAGTAACCAAAAGAATTGATGAATATAGAGTTTTAAAATGA
- a CDS encoding L-seryl-tRNA(Sec) selenium transferase produces the protein MDKNLFQKLPKVDILMKNEKLEEISKKLSYHNYYQAVKDGIEFFRNKIKNREIDNFSEDEVILKIKEISGVKSKLNLRRVINGTGTIIHTNLGRSILNEKITEDLGEILLNYSNLEYDLETGSRGSRYSHIEKLICEITGAEGALIVNNNAAAVILCLNEFANGKNTIVSRGELVEIGGSFRIPEIMKLAGTTLKEVGTTNKTHIFDYENDIDEETAILLKVHTSNFKITGFTEETDKKDIAKLGKKYGLLTMEDLGSGVLIDFSKYGLSKEPTIQESINSEIDIVTVSGDKLLGGPQCGIILGKKPLIERLKKNQYLRAFRVNKITISVLENIFQYYKDEREAVKEIPVLNMITEDKEKVLERAEKLSSMLIKRNIKNNIIETEAKIGGGSMPEETVESYAVCFSGDAVLLEKKFRVNDIPIIGRIKNNHFIIDAKTLKEKDFEEILEAAERILL, from the coding sequence ATGGATAAAAATCTGTTTCAAAAACTTCCTAAAGTAGATATTCTTATGAAAAATGAAAAGCTGGAAGAAATAAGCAAAAAATTGAGTTATCACAATTATTATCAGGCAGTGAAAGATGGAATAGAGTTTTTTAGAAATAAAATTAAAAATAGAGAGATAGATAATTTTTCAGAAGATGAAGTGATTTTAAAAATAAAAGAAATATCAGGAGTTAAAAGTAAATTGAATTTAAGAAGAGTTATAAATGGAACTGGAACTATAATTCATACTAATTTAGGCCGATCTATCTTAAATGAAAAAATAACTGAAGATTTAGGAGAAATACTTTTAAATTACAGTAATCTTGAATATGATTTAGAAACTGGAAGCAGAGGGAGCAGATATTCTCATATAGAAAAATTGATATGTGAAATAACGGGAGCAGAGGGAGCATTAATAGTAAATAATAATGCTGCAGCTGTTATTTTATGTCTGAATGAATTTGCAAATGGAAAGAATACAATTGTATCAAGAGGAGAACTAGTTGAAATAGGTGGGTCTTTTAGAATTCCTGAAATAATGAAATTAGCTGGAACTACATTAAAAGAAGTAGGAACAACAAATAAAACTCATATTTTTGACTATGAAAATGATATAGATGAAGAAACAGCAATTTTATTGAAAGTTCATACATCTAATTTTAAAATAACCGGTTTTACAGAAGAAACAGATAAAAAAGATATAGCAAAACTTGGGAAAAAGTATGGATTACTGACAATGGAAGATCTTGGAAGTGGAGTATTAATTGATTTTTCAAAATATGGGCTTTCTAAGGAACCAACCATTCAGGAGAGTATCAATTCAGAAATAGATATAGTTACTGTAAGTGGAGATAAACTTTTAGGTGGACCACAATGTGGTATAATTTTAGGGAAGAAACCATTAATAGAAAGATTGAAAAAAAATCAATATCTAAGAGCTTTTCGTGTAAATAAAATAACTATTTCCGTTTTGGAAAATATTTTTCAATATTATAAAGACGAAAGGGAAGCTGTAAAAGAGATTCCAGTTTTAAATATGATAACTGAAGATAAAGAAAAAGTATTGGAAAGAGCAGAAAAATTATCCTCTATGCTTATAAAAAGAAATATAAAAAATAATATAATTGAAACAGAAGCTAAAATAGGCGGAGGGTCTATGCCAGAAGAAACAGTAGAAAGTTATGCTGTCTGTTTTAGTGGAGATGCTGTTTTACTAGAAAAAAAATTCAGAGTAAATGATATTCCTATAATAGGAAGAATAAAAAATAATCATTTTATTATAGATGCAAAGACATTGAAAGAAAAAGATTTTGAAGAAATATTGGAAGCTGCTGAAAGGATACTTCTATGA
- the selD gene encoding selenophosphate synthase, which translates to MSDVLSKLPSVEDKNLIVGFDKSDDAAVYKLTDDIAMIQTLDFFTPMVDDPYVFGQIAAANSLSDVYAMGGVPKTAMNIVCFPEKMDINILGEILRGGAEKVAEAGAVLSGGHSIHDPEIKYGLSVTGIAHPEKILKNHGCETGDILVCTKSLGTGIITTASKVGMASEKALKKSIENMTALNKYAGEIIVKYPVTACTDITGFGFLGHSFEMAENSEKTLIFEAEFIPFIEEAKGYAQDFLITSGGQKNRNYVQKYVDFQNIPLWMQEILYDPQTSGGLLFSVKKEYIKELMEEFNSKNIKAHIVGSVADKKDKFIIVR; encoded by the coding sequence TTGAGTGATGTACTTTCAAAACTTCCAAGTGTGGAAGATAAAAATTTAATAGTAGGATTTGATAAATCTGATGATGCAGCAGTATATAAGCTTACTGATGATATAGCTATGATACAGACTTTGGATTTTTTTACTCCTATGGTAGATGATCCATATGTCTTTGGACAAATAGCAGCTGCTAATTCGCTGAGTGATGTATATGCTATGGGAGGAGTTCCTAAAACAGCAATGAATATAGTATGTTTTCCTGAAAAAATGGACATAAATATTCTTGGAGAAATATTAAGAGGTGGGGCTGAAAAAGTTGCAGAAGCAGGAGCTGTCCTAAGTGGTGGACACTCAATACATGATCCTGAAATAAAATATGGACTGTCAGTCACAGGAATTGCTCATCCAGAAAAAATTTTAAAAAATCATGGATGTGAAACTGGAGATATTCTTGTATGTACTAAATCTTTAGGAACAGGAATAATTACAACCGCTTCAAAAGTAGGAATGGCAAGTGAAAAAGCTTTAAAAAAATCTATAGAAAATATGACTGCTTTAAATAAGTATGCAGGGGAAATTATTGTAAAATATCCTGTTACAGCTTGTACAGATATAACTGGATTCGGATTTTTAGGACATTCTTTTGAAATGGCTGAAAACTCTGAAAAAACTTTGATTTTTGAAGCTGAATTTATTCCTTTTATAGAGGAAGCAAAAGGATATGCACAGGATTTTCTTATAACAAGTGGCGGACAGAAAAATAGAAATTATGTACAAAAATATGTAGATTTTCAAAATATTCCTTTATGGATGCAGGAAATATTATATGATCCTCAGACTTCAGGAGGATTATTATTTTCAGTAAAAAAAGAATATATTAAAGAATTGATGGAAGAATTTAATTCTAAAAATATAAAAGCGCATATAGTTGGAAGTGTTGCAGATAAAAAGGATAAATTTATTATTGTGAGGTAG
- a CDS encoding putative exopolyphosphatase, giving the protein MTDKSGRYTKGIIDIGTNSCRLFIAEVMENEKGISILNELVKEVEIVKLGEEVNKNHFLKEEAMERTIKCLKKYKETADKYGAKELKAFATSAARDAENREEFLKKVRDLGIKIECISGEEEAELNFLGNSLVFDARILVIDIGGGSTEFTLGKNNKIDFIKSIDIGAVRATEKFFSQDNYSEENIEKCKEWIKENIREIIRIKNEEFKTVGVAGTATTQISVKKEMKIYDSQQVHMSEITVEELEKNLKLFISKNIEERKEIIGLEPKRADVIIAGTLILITILKELNRDKIVVSESDNLTGAMIKEEKMSERLEWILEAYESFRRSSERRLVAGNIFDYFMQDFRGEISDAYDPATKEEIKEDIKEMADIIYNEEDKHKREFLVKILVNIVKML; this is encoded by the coding sequence ATGACAGATAAAAGTGGCAGGTATACAAAAGGAATAATAGATATAGGAACAAATTCATGTAGATTATTTATAGCTGAAGTTATGGAAAATGAGAAAGGAATAAGTATCTTAAATGAATTAGTGAAAGAGGTGGAAATTGTAAAACTAGGAGAAGAGGTAAATAAAAATCATTTTCTCAAGGAAGAAGCAATGGAAAGAACTATCAAGTGTTTAAAGAAGTATAAAGAAACAGCAGATAAATATGGAGCAAAGGAACTGAAAGCTTTTGCTACATCGGCTGCAAGAGATGCTGAGAATAGAGAAGAATTTCTGAAAAAAGTCAGAGATTTAGGAATTAAAATAGAGTGTATATCTGGAGAAGAAGAAGCCGAATTGAATTTTCTTGGAAATTCTTTAGTATTTGATGCGAGAATACTGGTTATAGATATAGGTGGAGGAAGTACAGAATTTACTCTTGGAAAAAATAATAAAATTGATTTTATAAAAAGTATTGATATTGGTGCTGTAAGAGCTACAGAAAAGTTCTTTTCTCAAGATAATTATTCTGAAGAGAATATAGAAAAATGTAAGGAATGGATAAAAGAAAATATCAGAGAAATAATAAGAATTAAAAATGAAGAGTTTAAGACTGTAGGAGTGGCTGGAACAGCTACTACACAGATATCAGTAAAAAAAGAAATGAAAATATATGATAGTCAGCAAGTACATATGTCTGAAATAACTGTGGAAGAATTAGAAAAAAATTTAAAATTGTTTATTTCAAAAAATATAGAAGAGAGAAAAGAAATAATTGGACTTGAACCAAAGAGAGCAGATGTGATAATAGCAGGAACTCTTATTTTAATAACTATTTTAAAAGAATTAAATAGGGATAAGATAGTTGTTTCTGAATCAGACAATCTGACAGGAGCTATGATAAAGGAGGAAAAAATGAGTGAAAGGCTTGAGTGGATACTTGAAGCTTATGAGAGTTTTAGGAGATCTTCTGAAAGAAGACTGGTAGCAGGAAATATTTTTGATTATTTCATGCAGGATTTCAGAGGAGAGATAAGTGATGCTTATGATCCCGCAACAAAAGAGGAGATAAAAGAAGATATAAAAGAGATGGCTGATATTATATATAATGAAGAAGATAAGCATAAAAGAGAATTTTTAGTAAAAATTCTGGTAAATATAGTAAAAATGCTTTAA
- the maf gene encoding septum formation inhibitor Maf encodes MILASKSPRRKEILEDTGFKIQIKSAQIEEISDKALVTDKIMDIARKKTMAVAKQYPDEYVVGADTIVEVDGKIIGKPINEEDAFNTLKMLSGRKHNVITAYSLINLSKKIDITDYDITKVSFRELSDNMIKWYISTNEPMDKAGSYGIQGKGAVFVNGINGDFFSVMGFPISKFVEKISHLGIELKDIENI; translated from the coding sequence ATGATTCTAGCTTCTAAATCTCCAAGAAGAAAGGAGATACTTGAAGACACTGGATTTAAAATACAAATCAAAAGTGCCCAGATAGAAGAAATAAGTGATAAAGCTTTAGTTACTGATAAAATCATGGATATAGCAAGAAAAAAAACTATGGCAGTTGCTAAACAATATCCTGATGAATATGTAGTAGGAGCGGATACTATAGTTGAAGTAGATGGAAAGATAATAGGAAAACCAATCAATGAAGAGGATGCCTTTAATACATTAAAAATGTTGTCTGGCAGAAAACATAATGTTATCACAGCATATAGTCTAATTAACTTATCTAAAAAAATAGATATTACAGATTATGATATTACTAAAGTTTCTTTTAGGGAATTATCTGATAATATGATAAAATGGTATATATCTACTAATGAACCCATGGATAAGGCTGGTTCCTATGGCATACAAGGAAAAGGGGCGGTATTTGTCAATGGTATAAACGGAGATTTTTTCAGTGTAATGGGATTCCCTATTAGTAAATTTGTTGAAAAAATTTCTCATTTAGGTATAGAACTAAAAGATATAGAAAACATATAA